A window of Microbacterium hominis genomic DNA:
ACGATCCGGGCACCGTGCTCGCACTCGTGGCGGTGCTGCTCGACGACGGCGCCGATCGGCGCCCTGATCCCGCGGCGGCCGCCGCCGCGCTCGAGGCGGTGCTGAGGCATCCGCTCATCCGCGCGACGCGCTCGGCGCGCCGGGTGCGCCGGCTCGTGCACACGGCGGCCGCGGCGGTGACGGTGCGCGAGGACACCCACTTCGAGCTCACCCGCACCATGCCGATCGTGCGGCACGCGGTGCAGGAGATCGGCCGGCGGCTCGCGGATGCCGGCGTGCTCGCCGATGCCGACGACGCGTGGCTGCTCACGCTCGACGATCTGCGCAACCTGCCCACGCCCCGCGATCCGCGCGGCGAGCTGGCGGCCGCGGCCGCACGGCGTCGCGCGGCGTACGGCGAGCTCGCCGGGTCGCCGCTGATCGCGCCGACGACCCTCTACGGGGCGCGGCGCACGCGGGAGGTCGCGGGGGCGCTGGTCACCGGCTTCGGCGGCGGAGGCGGGCGTGCCGCCGGCCCCGTGCGCATCGTGCGCGGACCGGACGAGTTCGCGACATTGCGCACCGGGGAAGTGCTCGTGTGTGCGGCGACCAACCCGTCGTGGACGCCGCTGTTCGCCCGCGCCGCGGCTGTCGTGGTCGACAACGGCGGACTCGCCTCGCACGCGGCGATCGTCGCGCGGGAGTACGGCATCGCGGCGGTGATGGGCACGGGCGACGGCACCAGCGTGCTCGAGGACGGCGCGCGCGTGGTGGTCGACGGTGATCGCGGCGCCGTGTTCCCCGAGGGTCCCGATGCCGGCCTCCGGTGATCACCGGAGGCGCCCCCGCCGACGGGGCGCCGCGCTCGAGGAGGCGATCGTGGCGGCGACCATCGCGGAGCTGAGGGAGGTCGGCTACGCGGCGATGACGATGGATGCCGTCGCCCGCCGCGCCGGGGCGGGCAAGGTGTCGGTGTACCGGCGGTGGCGCACGAAGGCCGAACTCGCCCGCGAGGCGGCGTATCGCCTGGTCGGCGAACCGGAGCTGCCGCCGGAGCCCAGCACGCTGCGGGAGGATCTGCTCGCCGCGTTCCGCGCGATGGCGCAGCAGATGGAGGGTCCGGCGGGGGAGGCGCTGCGCGGCATCGTCTCCGAGGCGCTGCGGGACGCCGCGGCGCCGAGCGTCTTCGACGGCTCCCGCGCCGGCAGCCTGCGGGCGATGCGGACGCTCGTCGCCCGCGCCGCGGCCCGCGGCGAGCCGGTCGATCCCGCACCGGCCCCGACCCGCCTGCAGGCGGCGCCTGCGCTCATTCAGCACCGGTTCCTGACCCAGGGCGTCGATCACCTCGACGAGGCGTTCCTCGTCGAGGTGATCGACGAGGTGGCGCTGCCGCTGCTGCGACGCGACGGGTGACCGGTTCGCGTCCGCGGGATCGCCACGACGGGCGCGGAGCGGGGTAGGCGCCAGGCGGTAGCGTCATCGCATGTCCGATCCCGCCGGCGCGCACACCAAGAGGGACCTCAAGAAGGATCTCGCGGCCTACCGCGCTCCCCGTGGACGGTTCGAGGTCGTGGACCTGCCCCCGCAGCGCTACCTCGCGATCGACGGGTCGGGAGCGCCGGCCGGCGAGGCGTTCACCGGGGCGATCGCCGCGCTGTACCCGGTGGCGTACGCGCTGAAGTTCGCCAGCAAGCGGGAGCTCGGCCGCGACTACGTCGTGCCCCCGCTCGAGGGCCTGTGGTGGGCCGACGACATGGCGACCTTCACCACGCGACGCGACAAGGCTCGGTGGCGGTGGACCCTGCTCATCCTCGTGCCGGAGTGGGTCGATGACGCGCTCGTCGAGGCAGCCCTGGCCGCAGGGGCGGCGAAGAGCCCGGCGTCACGGGCGGTGCGGGCGGTGACGCTCGCGGAGGGGACCTGCGTGCAGACGCTGCACGTGGGCTCGTTCGACGACGAGGGGCCTGTGCTCGCGCGCATGCACGACGAGTTCCTCCCCGCCCAGGGACTGCGCATGACCGGACGGCACCACGAGATCTACCTCAGCGACTTCCGGCGCGTCGAGCCGGCGAAGCTGCGAACGATCCTGCGCCAGCCGGTGCTCCCCGTCGGCGCGGCAGCGCCACCGGGGGAGTGAGCGCGCCCGTCGCCGCGCCGGTCACGCGAGCGCGTCGACTACGCCCGTGCGACGCTGCGGCTCGGTTCGGGTGCCGGTGTCGAAGATGCGCGTCAGTCGCTGTGCGCCGAACGGCTCCCAGCCGGGGTCTGCGTCGGTGATGAACGACACCCAGGCCCGATGCATCTCGGTGGCGAGCTCCTGCGGGGCCTCGGGGCCGCTGAGGGAGACCGACGCGCGCTCTCCGACGTTGTCGAACACGAAGCCGAGCTCCACCGCGTGCGCCGCACGCAGGTCGCGCACGGGGCTCTGCCACGCGAACTCGAACACGTACGTCGTCGCGGGCCGCGACGACGCCACCGCCGTCAACGGGGCGCGCAGCAGGCGATCGGTGAGCAGCTGGCCCAGCACCTCGCCGGGGGATGCGTCGGGGGCATCGGCGCGCGCGGCCGCGACGGCACGGCGCGGCAGTCGCAGCGCCGCGCGGGCGAGCAGCGCCTTGACCGGGCTGATCGCGTCCAGCGCCGCGGGAGGGAACCAGAGCCGGTATTCGTCGGTGTTGGTGCCGATGAGCAGGGGAACGTCCCCCTCGGCGAGCGCCTCGTGCGGCGACCGCGGGAGGAAGTCGGGGTCGAGGGCGAGCTGGAAGCTCGGAGCCCCGCTCAACGCCGATCGTCCTTTCGCCTGATCGGTGCGCGCCTGGAGCAGCCGCTCAGGGGCGACCTCGCGGAACGCGGCGGCCGTCGCGGGCACCCCGAGGGAGGCGGCGAGGCCACGGGTCACGGCTGCGGCCTTGGCCGGCGCGACAGCCTCGAGCGGGCCCGATTCGATGATCCCGCCCGCCACCAGCCGTGCCGATTCCGGCCGGGAGAGCAGAGCCGCCACGAGCGCGCCGCCGGCCGACTCGCCCATGAGGGTGATCCTCGACGGGTCGCCTCCGAACGCGGCGATCTCGCGGTGCACCCATTCCAGTGCCAGCGCGGCGTCGCGCAGGCCGAGGTTCAGCGGGGCTCCATCGAGCACCGAGAAGCCCTCCGAGCCCAGGCGGTAGTTGATCGACGCGAACACGATGCCGTCGCGGGCGAACGTGCTGCCGTCGTAGCCGCTCAGGCTCGCGCTGCCGCGCTCGAGCGCGCCGCCGTGCAGCCACAGCACCACCGGGGCCGCCGTCGCGTCGGCGGGCGCCCACACGTTGACGGTGAGCATGTCCTCGCCCCAGCCGTCCACACTCGGCAGCAGTTCGCCGATCTCGCCCGGGTAGGCGGTCTGCGGCGCGGCCGGACCGAAGGCGGTCGCTTCGCGCACGCCCTCCCAGGCCTCGCGCGGCTGCGGCGCCGCGAACCGCAGGTCGCCGATCGGCGGCTGCGCGTACGGGATGCCGAGGAAGCGGTGGATGCCGTCGGTCGTGATCCCCCGCAGGGCGCCGACGCTCACCTCCACGTCGACGGACGGGGTCGTGGATGTCATCGAAGCTCCTTCGCTGCGCTGAGGGGACCCTCTGGCTGGTCCCGAGCGTAGCGGGCCCGCGCGGTGTCAGGCCGGAGCTCTCACCGGCGCCCCCGGGCGCCGCGACGGATCAGTACCAGCCGTACGCCTGCGAGTGGCCCCATGCACCGCAGGGCGAGCCGTAGCGGCCCTGGATGTAGCCCAGGCCCCAGCGGATCTGCGTGGCGGCGTTGGTCTGCCAGTCGGCGCCGGCCGAGGCCATCTTGCTGCCGGGCAGCGCCTGGGGAATGCCGAAGGCGCCGCTGGAGGGGTTGTAGGCCTGAGAGTTCCAGCCGGACTCCTTGTTCCACAGCGAGACGAGGCAGCCGAACTGATCGTCGCCCCAGCCGAAGCTGGGCAGCATGCTGCGGGCGATCGACTGCGCCTCGGCCGCGCTCGTGCCGGCGGCGGCGTAGGTCGGTGCCGGCGCGGGGGCGCTGGTGCCCGACGATGATCCGGAGTTCGCGTTGGCATTGGCGGCGGCCGCTGCGGCGGCTTCTGCGGCC
This region includes:
- a CDS encoding TetR/AcrR family transcriptional regulator; the protein is MAATIAELREVGYAAMTMDAVARRAGAGKVSVYRRWRTKAELAREAAYRLVGEPELPPEPSTLREDLLAAFRAMAQQMEGPAGEALRGIVSEALRDAAAPSVFDGSRAGSLRAMRTLVARAAARGEPVDPAPAPTRLQAAPALIQHRFLTQGVDHLDEAFLVEVIDEVALPLLRRDG
- a CDS encoding GyrI-like domain-containing protein; the encoded protein is MSDPAGAHTKRDLKKDLAAYRAPRGRFEVVDLPPQRYLAIDGSGAPAGEAFTGAIAALYPVAYALKFASKRELGRDYVVPPLEGLWWADDMATFTTRRDKARWRWTLLILVPEWVDDALVEAALAAGAAKSPASRAVRAVTLAEGTCVQTLHVGSFDDEGPVLARMHDEFLPAQGLRMTGRHHEIYLSDFRRVEPAKLRTILRQPVLPVGAAAPPGE
- a CDS encoding carboxylesterase/lipase family protein, coding for MTSTTPSVDVEVSVGALRGITTDGIHRFLGIPYAQPPIGDLRFAAPQPREAWEGVREATAFGPAAPQTAYPGEIGELLPSVDGWGEDMLTVNVWAPADATAAPVVLWLHGGALERGSASLSGYDGSTFARDGIVFASINYRLGSEGFSVLDGAPLNLGLRDAALALEWVHREIAAFGGDPSRITLMGESAGGALVAALLSRPESARLVAGGIIESGPLEAVAPAKAAAVTRGLAASLGVPATAAAFREVAPERLLQARTDQAKGRSALSGAPSFQLALDPDFLPRSPHEALAEGDVPLLIGTNTDEYRLWFPPAALDAISPVKALLARAALRLPRRAVAAARADAPDASPGEVLGQLLTDRLLRAPLTAVASSRPATTYVFEFAWQSPVRDLRAAHAVELGFVFDNVGERASVSLSGPEAPQELATEMHRAWVSFITDADPGWEPFGAQRLTRIFDTGTRTEPQRRTGVVDALA